The Halobacterium litoreum genome includes a region encoding these proteins:
- a CDS encoding Phenylacetic acid catabolic protein, whose translation MDIEAVKQRAGPREFSPADDLPLEYRKAATRMIQFHANSEVMGGYLDKQFTRMAPSLDRKLACTAKCQDEIGHAQLLYRAAETLGVKTREQMLDELEAGEGKFLNCFHYPVDNWYEAPMIDFFVDGGAMRRQATLKNTSWEPYAHAMDKVCFEEGFHVKHGEDILRELMTSSKANQERTQAAFDEWWPRILQFFGPTNDESHHDDFAQQVGLKTVSNDELRNSFLNMYVPKAEKYGLEIPEYPRIFERDDGTMAVREDDLDWDEFWTISKNDYEGSEEQIGTRRERHEAVEWVRASMDDWEGTAGDTPAAAD comes from the coding sequence ATGGACATCGAGGCGGTCAAACAGCGCGCCGGCCCCCGGGAGTTCAGTCCCGCCGACGACCTCCCGCTGGAGTACCGGAAGGCAGCGACGCGCATGATTCAGTTCCACGCGAACAGCGAAGTGATGGGCGGCTACCTCGACAAGCAGTTCACGCGGATGGCACCCTCGCTCGACCGAAAGCTCGCCTGCACCGCGAAGTGCCAGGACGAAATCGGGCACGCCCAACTGCTCTACCGCGCCGCGGAGACGCTCGGCGTGAAAACCCGGGAGCAGATGCTCGACGAACTCGAAGCGGGCGAGGGGAAGTTCCTCAACTGCTTCCACTACCCGGTGGACAACTGGTACGAGGCGCCGATGATAGACTTCTTCGTGGACGGCGGCGCGATGCGCCGGCAGGCCACGCTGAAGAACACCTCCTGGGAGCCCTACGCCCACGCGATGGACAAGGTCTGCTTCGAGGAGGGGTTCCACGTCAAGCACGGCGAGGACATCCTCCGCGAACTGATGACGTCCTCGAAGGCAAACCAGGAGCGCACGCAGGCGGCCTTCGACGAGTGGTGGCCGCGCATCCTCCAGTTCTTCGGGCCGACGAACGACGAGTCCCACCACGACGACTTCGCCCAGCAGGTCGGCTTGAAGACCGTCTCGAACGACGAACTCCGCAATTCGTTCCTGAACATGTACGTGCCGAAGGCCGAGAAGTACGGCCTCGAAATCCCGGAGTACCCGCGCATCTTCGAGCGCGACGACGGGACGATGGCGGTCCGCGAGGACGACCTGGACTGGGACGAGTTCTGGACCATCTCGAAGAACGACTACGAGGGCAGCGAGGAACAGATCGGCACTCGGCGCGAGCGACACGAGGCCGTGGAGTGGGTGCGCGCGTCGATGGACGACTGGGAGGGCACCGCGGGGGACACGCCCGCGGCCGCCGACTGA
- a CDS encoding helix-turn-helix domain-containing protein: protein MIDECLFVEFGVQGDDCPLADATRETGASVDAHPPQLRADGYALLQFSSADGDDLAAALDADERVRYLHVARDDDRYTYRCLSKHLCVVHELVSEGLLVDSLHYRGGDARFTGAVVGQDVLRGVLDTAGDTVGVTLERAYPIGERGDAAMPDRWGLTPAQADALQTAYDMGYFSVPRDADASDVASALDVSKSAFLERLRRGLARLLGETI from the coding sequence GTGATAGACGAGTGCCTGTTCGTCGAGTTCGGCGTGCAGGGCGACGACTGCCCGCTCGCCGACGCCACCCGCGAGACGGGCGCGAGCGTCGACGCCCACCCGCCCCAACTCCGGGCCGACGGCTACGCACTCCTCCAGTTCTCCTCCGCGGACGGCGACGACCTCGCCGCCGCGCTCGACGCCGACGAACGCGTACGCTACCTCCACGTCGCGCGCGACGACGACCGCTACACGTACCGCTGTCTCTCCAAGCACCTCTGTGTCGTCCACGAACTCGTCAGCGAGGGCCTGCTCGTCGACAGCCTCCACTACCGCGGCGGCGACGCCCGCTTTACCGGTGCCGTCGTCGGGCAGGACGTGCTTCGCGGCGTCCTCGACACCGCCGGCGACACCGTCGGCGTCACGCTCGAACGCGCGTACCCAATCGGGGAGCGCGGGGACGCCGCGATGCCCGACCGCTGGGGGCTCACGCCCGCCCAAGCCGACGCCCTCCAGACGGCCTACGACATGGGATACTTCTCGGTGCCGCGGGACGCCGACGCGAGCGACGTGGCGAGCGCGCTCGACGTGTCCAAATCGGCGTTCCTCGAACGCCTCAGAAGAGGGCTCGCGCGACTCCTCGGGGAGACGATTTAG
- a CDS encoding PQQ-like beta-propeller repeat protein: MVGRRDALALVGSALAGTVAGCSALSGGTDGGSDTTAPEPDSPSFDGPAWPSPGGGPRNRGQAAGGTGPEDGGRVAWTTTLSSLSMYGPTLAGNTLFHGDVGTLEAFAAADGSTRWSREPTQANTPTFHDGSVYAPSADDGLVAADAVSGDTTWRFGQSGAFAPTTTVADDTLYAVTRDGRVLALDPATREERWRTDAGSVNAIGVADGVVYARAGPGLAAFVDGEFEWRLDIPGGSDLPVVGDDNVYARDVAAGGTVYAVDRTSGERQWTYEGGGDSFAPSVAYADGRVAFAAGSTVAVLDAATGDPVWEKSTDGAGGVAVGGDTVYAALPDALAAFDAADGTQRWRASVGADTTVAGAGQPLVVGDRVYAPLGTTLAAIDPA; encoded by the coding sequence ATGGTTGGACGACGAGACGCGCTGGCCCTCGTCGGGTCGGCGCTCGCAGGGACTGTGGCTGGCTGTTCCGCCCTCTCGGGCGGCACCGACGGCGGGAGCGACACGACTGCTCCAGAACCGGACTCGCCGTCGTTCGACGGCCCGGCGTGGCCGTCGCCGGGCGGCGGCCCCCGGAACCGCGGGCAGGCCGCCGGCGGGACCGGTCCGGAGGATGGCGGTCGCGTGGCGTGGACGACGACGCTCAGCAGCCTCTCGATGTACGGCCCGACGCTCGCCGGGAACACGCTGTTCCACGGGGACGTGGGCACGCTCGAGGCGTTCGCGGCGGCCGACGGGTCGACGCGGTGGAGCCGGGAACCGACGCAGGCGAACACGCCGACGTTCCACGACGGGAGCGTCTACGCGCCCAGCGCCGACGACGGCCTCGTCGCCGCCGACGCGGTGTCCGGCGACACGACGTGGCGGTTCGGACAGTCGGGGGCGTTCGCGCCGACGACGACAGTCGCGGACGACACGCTGTACGCGGTGACGCGGGACGGGCGCGTCCTCGCGTTGGACCCGGCGACCCGCGAGGAGCGCTGGCGCACCGACGCGGGGAGCGTGAACGCAATCGGCGTCGCGGACGGCGTGGTCTACGCTCGCGCCGGGCCGGGACTGGCCGCGTTCGTCGACGGCGAGTTCGAGTGGCGACTGGACATCCCCGGCGGCTCCGACCTGCCGGTCGTCGGCGACGACAACGTCTACGCGCGGGACGTGGCGGCCGGCGGCACCGTCTACGCGGTCGACCGGACGTCCGGCGAGCGACAGTGGACGTACGAGGGCGGCGGCGACTCGTTCGCGCCGAGCGTCGCGTACGCGGACGGTCGCGTGGCGTTCGCAGCGGGGTCGACGGTCGCGGTTCTCGACGCGGCGACGGGCGACCCGGTGTGGGAGAAATCGACCGACGGCGCGGGCGGTGTCGCGGTCGGCGGCGACACGGTGTACGCCGCGCTTCCCGACGCACTCGCGGCGTTCGACGCCGCCGACGGCACACAGCGATGGCGCGCGTCCGTCGGGGCGGACACCACCGTGGCCGGGGCGGGACAACCGCTCGTGGTCGGCGACCGAGTGTACGCGCCGCTCGGGACGACGCTCGCGGCTATCGACCCCGCCTAA
- a CDS encoding enoyl-CoA hydratase/isomerase family protein — protein sequence MHTETTEGVLRVTFDRPEVMNAFTADLAADLAETIESAGPDTHDAILLTGEGAAFSAGGDVQSMAEREENVREAYERVERTFGRLAEAAMESRVPIVARVNGDAVGAGLAVVALSDFAYAVPDARFSCAFVRVGLVPDTGGSFLLPRLVGLREAKRLAFTADFVDAGEAADLGLVNDCVPEDELDETVEGLLDTLRARPTRTIGVIRQALHDNLGREWDDALDHENLLQSQAYDTDEHGEGVAAFLEGREPEF from the coding sequence ATGCACACCGAGACCACCGAGGGCGTCCTGCGCGTCACCTTCGACCGCCCCGAAGTGATGAACGCCTTCACCGCCGACCTCGCCGCCGACCTCGCCGAAACCATCGAGTCGGCCGGCCCCGACACCCACGACGCGATTCTCCTGACCGGGGAGGGCGCCGCGTTCTCCGCGGGCGGCGACGTGCAGTCGATGGCCGAGCGCGAGGAGAACGTCCGCGAGGCCTACGAGCGCGTCGAGCGCACGTTCGGCCGCCTCGCCGAGGCAGCGATGGAGTCCCGCGTCCCCATCGTCGCTCGCGTGAACGGCGACGCCGTCGGTGCCGGTCTCGCGGTCGTCGCGCTCTCCGATTTCGCGTACGCCGTCCCCGACGCGCGCTTCTCGTGTGCGTTCGTGCGCGTCGGCCTCGTCCCCGACACCGGCGGGAGTTTCCTCCTGCCGCGCCTCGTCGGCCTCCGGGAGGCCAAGCGCCTCGCGTTCACCGCCGACTTCGTGGACGCCGGCGAGGCCGCCGACCTCGGCCTCGTGAACGACTGCGTCCCCGAGGACGAACTCGACGAGACGGTCGAGGGACTGCTCGACACGCTCCGCGCGCGCCCAACGCGGACCATCGGCGTCATCCGGCAGGCGCTCCACGACAACCTCGGGCGCGAGTGGGACGACGCCCTCGACCACGAGAATCTGCTCCAGAGTCAAGCCTACGACACCGACGAACACGGCGAGGGCGTCGCGGCGTTTCTGGAAGGGCGGGAGCCCGAGTTCTGA
- the hutH gene encoding histidine ammonia-lyase: protein MREVVADGETLTPEDVERVARDDASVRIADEARERVRESRERVRDVLEAGDPVYGVNTGFGSLVDTQIDADDLEALQTNLIRSHAAGAGRELEREEVRALLLTRLNALAKGYSGIRERVVSLLAEMLNAGVHPVVPSRGSLGASGDLAPLAHLALVLIGEGTAEVGGERLAGDEALARAGLDPVTLEAKEGLALINGTQLTTGLAALALLDGERALRAADAAGALTTEVTMSTTANCDPAIQGVRPHDGQAASARNVKRLTADSEVVESHRNCDRVQDAYSIRCLPQVHGAVRDALAHLRGAVETELNSATDNPLVFDAADADPRASGTDRAAVLSGGNFHGEVLALRLDYAASALAELAAISERRTDRLLNPEIQEEYLPPFLSPNSGLHSGLMIPQYTAASLVNDLRSLGRPSTDNTPVSGNQEDHVSMSAGSAYGFREAAEKAATVVGVELLCGSQASEFLDDELRHAPGTRAVYDLVRDVSPAVTEDRSLSGDMEAVGDLIREGLVDDAVEREIGEALE from the coding sequence ATGCGTGAGGTGGTCGCCGACGGCGAGACGCTGACCCCCGAGGACGTGGAGCGCGTCGCCCGCGACGACGCGTCCGTCCGCATCGCCGACGAAGCGCGCGAGCGAGTCCGCGAGTCCCGCGAGCGCGTCCGGGACGTCCTCGAAGCGGGCGACCCGGTCTACGGCGTGAACACCGGGTTCGGGTCGCTCGTGGACACCCAAATCGATGCCGACGACCTCGAAGCGCTCCAGACGAACCTGATTCGCAGTCACGCCGCGGGCGCCGGCCGCGAACTCGAACGCGAGGAAGTGCGCGCGCTCCTGCTCACCCGTCTGAACGCGCTCGCGAAGGGCTACTCTGGCATCCGGGAGCGCGTCGTCTCGCTGCTCGCGGAGATGCTGAACGCGGGCGTCCATCCGGTCGTGCCTTCTCGCGGGAGCCTCGGCGCGAGCGGCGACCTCGCGCCGCTCGCCCATCTTGCGCTCGTCCTGATTGGGGAAGGAACCGCAGAGGTGGGCGGCGAGCGACTTGCGGGCGATGAGGCGCTCGCGCGGGCGGGCCTCGACCCCGTCACGCTCGAAGCGAAGGAGGGCCTCGCGCTCATCAACGGCACGCAACTCACGACCGGGCTGGCGGCGCTCGCGCTCTTGGACGGCGAGCGCGCGCTCCGCGCCGCCGACGCCGCGGGCGCGCTCACCACCGAGGTGACGATGTCCACGACGGCGAACTGCGACCCCGCGATTCAGGGCGTGCGCCCCCACGACGGACAGGCCGCGAGCGCGCGCAACGTCAAACGCCTCACCGCGGACTCTGAAGTCGTGGAGTCCCACCGGAACTGCGACCGCGTGCAGGACGCGTACTCGATTCGCTGCCTCCCGCAGGTCCACGGCGCGGTCCGGGACGCGCTCGCGCACCTCCGGGGCGCCGTGGAGACGGAACTCAACAGCGCGACCGACAACCCCCTCGTCTTCGACGCCGCGGACGCCGACCCGCGCGCCAGCGGCACCGACCGCGCCGCCGTGCTCTCGGGCGGGAACTTCCACGGCGAGGTGCTCGCGCTCCGCCTCGACTACGCCGCGAGCGCGCTCGCCGAACTCGCGGCCATCAGCGAGCGCCGCACCGACCGCCTCCTCAACCCCGAGATTCAGGAGGAGTACCTGCCGCCGTTCCTCTCCCCGAACAGCGGCCTCCACTCGGGGCTGATGATTCCCCAGTACACCGCCGCGTCGCTGGTCAACGACCTCCGGTCGCTCGGCCGGCCGTCGACGGACAACACGCCCGTCTCCGGCAATCAGGAGGACCACGTGAGCATGAGCGCCGGGAGCGCGTACGGCTTCCGCGAGGCCGCCGAGAAGGCCGCGACCGTGGTCGGCGTCGAACTGCTCTGTGGCTCCCAAGCGAGCGAATTCTTGGACGACGAACTCCGGCACGCGCCCGGAACGAGAGCGGTCTACGACCTCGTGCGGGACGTGTCGCCGGCCGTCACCGAGGACCGGTCGCTGTCCGGCGACATGGAAGCGGTCGGCGATTTGATTCGCGAGGGACTGGTGGACGACGCCGTGGAGCGAGAAATCGGCGAGGCGTTGGAGTAG
- the hutI gene encoding imidazolonepropionase yields the protein MSDLQTVVHGASELVVGPASDGGLRAYDDGAVAVVDGDVAMVGPSDDVRREYPAENADSGIDASGQTVLPGFVDPHTHALFAGDRSDEFAAKLRGKPYQEILAEGGGILRTVGAVREASDEQLVANLTAQLDEMLEHGTTTAEVKTGYGLDTETELRMLDAIEAAAADHPVDVVGTFMGAHATPDGRDPADYVDEVIEDQIPRAAEQGVAEFCDVFCEEDVFTVEQSRRILEAGREHGLAPKIHAEEFTRLGSAQLAAELDAVSADHLLHANSDDARALAESGVTPVLLPGTAFALGEDYADPEQFRNAGAPVALATDLNPNCYSQSMGFVLALACNGMRMAPADALLGATAHAARAIDRGDGTGTLREGTAADLAIVDGPSHVHVPYNFGVNSVDAVLKDGAVVAGEVAADA from the coding sequence ATGAGCGACCTCCAGACGGTCGTTCACGGCGCGAGCGAACTCGTGGTCGGGCCCGCTTCGGACGGCGGCCTGCGCGCGTACGACGACGGCGCAGTCGCGGTCGTCGACGGCGACGTGGCGATGGTCGGCCCGAGCGACGACGTGCGTCGCGAGTATCCCGCCGAGAACGCCGACAGCGGCATCGACGCGTCCGGGCAGACGGTGCTCCCGGGGTTCGTCGACCCGCACACGCACGCCCTGTTCGCGGGCGACCGGAGCGACGAGTTCGCCGCGAAACTCCGGGGGAAGCCCTACCAGGAGATTCTCGCCGAGGGCGGCGGCATCCTCCGCACCGTCGGCGCGGTCCGCGAGGCCAGCGACGAACAACTGGTGGCGAACCTCACAGCCCAGTTGGACGAGATGCTCGAACACGGTACGACGACGGCCGAAGTGAAGACGGGCTACGGCCTCGACACGGAGACGGAGCTCCGGATGCTGGACGCCATCGAGGCCGCCGCTGCCGACCACCCGGTAGACGTGGTCGGGACGTTCATGGGCGCGCACGCCACCCCCGACGGCCGCGACCCCGCGGACTACGTCGACGAAGTCATCGAGGACCAGATTCCGCGGGCGGCCGAGCAAGGTGTTGCAGAATTCTGCGACGTGTTCTGCGAGGAGGACGTGTTCACCGTCGAGCAGTCCCGCCGGATTCTGGAGGCGGGCCGGGAGCACGGCCTCGCGCCGAAGATTCACGCCGAGGAGTTCACGCGCCTCGGGAGCGCGCAGTTGGCCGCCGAACTCGACGCCGTGAGCGCCGACCACCTCCTGCACGCGAACAGCGACGACGCCCGCGCGCTCGCCGAATCGGGCGTGACGCCCGTGCTCCTGCCGGGTACCGCGTTCGCGCTCGGCGAGGACTACGCCGACCCCGAGCAGTTCCGGAACGCGGGCGCGCCGGTCGCACTCGCCACCGACTTGAATCCGAACTGTTACAGCCAGAGCATGGGGTTCGTGCTGGCGCTGGCGTGCAACGGGATGCGGATGGCGCCGGCGGACGCCCTGCTCGGCGCGACGGCCCACGCCGCCCGCGCAATCGACCGCGGGGACGGCACCGGCACGCTCCGCGAGGGCACCGCCGCCGACCTCGCCATCGTGGACGGCCCGAGTCACGTCCACGTCCCGTACAACTTCGGCGTGAACAGCGTCGACGCCGTGCTGAAGGACGGAGCGGTCGTCGCCGGGGAGGTGGCCGCCGATGCGTGA
- the hutG gene encoding formimidoylglutamase yields MFREAEDWQPTSSDPNDEQFGDVVAPTTIEDADAYDAVLVGEPYDGAVIGRQGAEEGPKAVKEALAGVKTHHFEHGPVDSVADLGDVVVVDDDVAAAQASVREAAAEVHATDALPVFVGGDNSLSYANAAPLLDAGTLGVVSFDAHLDCREPVDGPSSGTPYRQLFDAGLDALSVVGARHFETSTAYADFLREQGGAVVTAEEAGADPEAALGDALAPMTGVDYLYVSVDIDVLDAAYPGSSAPTPGGLQPRELFRLVRSLARDERVAGFEVVETAPPLDTEHRTVDAAARTIAHFLAGAR; encoded by the coding sequence ATGTTCCGGGAGGCCGAGGACTGGCAGCCCACGTCGTCGGACCCGAACGACGAGCAGTTCGGCGACGTAGTGGCGCCGACGACAATCGAGGACGCGGACGCCTACGACGCCGTGCTCGTCGGCGAACCGTACGACGGTGCGGTCATCGGGCGGCAGGGCGCCGAGGAGGGGCCGAAGGCGGTGAAGGAGGCGCTCGCGGGCGTCAAAACCCACCACTTCGAGCACGGCCCCGTCGACTCGGTGGCCGACCTCGGGGACGTGGTGGTCGTGGACGACGACGTGGCCGCGGCGCAGGCCTCGGTCCGCGAGGCCGCCGCCGAGGTCCACGCGACCGACGCGCTTCCCGTCTTCGTCGGCGGCGACAACTCGCTCTCGTACGCGAACGCCGCGCCCCTGCTCGACGCCGGCACGCTCGGCGTCGTGAGTTTCGACGCGCACCTCGACTGCCGCGAACCGGTGGACGGCCCGTCCAGCGGGACGCCGTACCGCCAACTGTTCGACGCCGGCCTCGACGCGCTCTCGGTGGTGGGCGCGCGCCACTTCGAGACGAGCACCGCGTACGCCGACTTCCTGCGCGAGCAGGGCGGCGCCGTCGTCACCGCCGAAGAGGCGGGCGCCGACCCCGAGGCCGCGCTCGGCGACGCGCTTGCGCCGATGACCGGCGTCGACTACCTCTACGTCAGCGTCGACATCGACGTGCTGGACGCCGCGTATCCGGGGTCGAGCGCGCCGACGCCGGGCGGCCTCCAGCCCCGAGAGCTGTTCCGTCTCGTCAGGAGCCTCGCGCGCGACGAGCGCGTCGCCGGCTTCGAGGTCGTGGAGACCGCGCCGCCGTTGGACACGGAGCACCGGACCGTCGACGCCGCCGCGCGAACGATTGCGCACTTCCTCGCGGGGGCGCGATGA
- the hutU gene encoding urocanate hydratase → MTDAPGGDFEVGDPSDEWEAYRGAPTGTDRECEGWRQEAALRMLNNNLDPEVAEKPEDLVVYGGTGRAARSWDAYDAILDQLRTLADDETMLVQSGKPVGVFQTHERAPRVLIANSNLVGKWDNWEHFHELEAEGKIMYGQMTAGSWAYIGTQGIIQGTFETLAELAREHYPDNDGLRGKIVATGGLGGMGGAQPLAVTMNHGVCIAAEVDERRIDRRIETGYCMEKTDDLDEAIRKANEAAEAGEPYSVGVYGNAADVLEGMLERGFTPDVVTDQTSAHDELEGYYPSGYTVAEADELREDDPDAYVEASLDTMERHVQAILDLQDAGAVAFEYGNNIRGQVEDHRGMDEAFDFPGFVPAYIRPLFCRGKGPFRWVALSGEEADIHRTDEAVKELFPEKDDLHRWIDLAQEQVQFQGLPSRVCWLGYHAGESEDGLTERARFALRINELVAAGEIEAPVVVTRDHLDAGSVASPNRETEAMRDGSDAIADWPILNALVNTAAGADIVSVHDGGGVGIGNALHANNHVVLDGSDLAAEKAERVFTTDPGMGVIRHADAGYEEAIDEARESDVTVPMGGEE, encoded by the coding sequence ATGACAGACGCGCCAGGCGGCGACTTCGAGGTCGGCGACCCGTCAGACGAGTGGGAGGCGTACCGCGGTGCGCCGACGGGCACCGACCGCGAGTGCGAGGGGTGGCGACAGGAGGCCGCGCTCCGAATGCTGAACAACAACCTCGACCCCGAGGTCGCGGAGAAACCCGAGGACCTCGTGGTGTACGGCGGGACGGGACGAGCGGCCCGCAGTTGGGACGCCTACGACGCGATTCTCGACCAGCTGCGGACTCTCGCCGACGACGAGACGATGCTCGTGCAGTCCGGGAAGCCGGTGGGCGTGTTCCAGACGCACGAGCGCGCTCCCCGCGTCCTCATCGCGAACTCGAACCTCGTGGGGAAGTGGGACAACTGGGAGCACTTCCACGAACTCGAAGCCGAGGGGAAGATAATGTACGGCCAGATGACCGCCGGCTCGTGGGCGTACATCGGCACGCAGGGCATCATTCAGGGGACCTTCGAGACGCTCGCCGAACTCGCCCGCGAGCACTACCCCGACAACGACGGCCTGCGCGGCAAAATCGTGGCGACGGGCGGCCTCGGAGGGATGGGCGGCGCGCAGCCGCTCGCCGTGACGATGAACCACGGCGTCTGCATCGCCGCGGAGGTCGACGAGCGCCGCATCGACCGGCGCATCGAGACGGGGTACTGCATGGAGAAGACCGACGACCTGGACGAGGCCATCCGGAAGGCGAACGAGGCCGCTGAGGCAGGCGAACCGTACAGCGTCGGCGTCTACGGGAACGCCGCGGACGTGCTGGAGGGGATGCTCGAACGCGGCTTCACGCCCGACGTAGTCACCGACCAGACGAGCGCGCACGACGAACTGGAGGGGTACTATCCCTCGGGCTACACGGTCGCCGAGGCCGACGAACTGCGCGAGGACGACCCCGACGCGTACGTCGAGGCGAGCCTCGACACGATGGAACGCCACGTGCAGGCCATCCTCGACCTGCAGGACGCGGGCGCCGTCGCCTTCGAGTACGGGAACAACATCCGGGGGCAGGTCGAGGACCACCGCGGGATGGACGAAGCCTTCGACTTCCCGGGGTTCGTGCCGGCGTACATCCGGCCGCTGTTCTGTCGCGGGAAGGGGCCGTTCCGGTGGGTGGCGCTCTCCGGCGAGGAGGCCGACATCCACCGCACCGACGAGGCCGTCAAGGAACTGTTCCCGGAGAAAGACGACCTCCACCGGTGGATAGACCTCGCGCAGGAACAGGTGCAGTTCCAGGGCCTGCCGAGTCGGGTGTGCTGGCTGGGGTACCACGCCGGCGAGAGTGAAGACGGCCTCACCGAGCGCGCTCGCTTCGCGCTCCGCATCAACGAACTGGTCGCCGCGGGCGAAATCGAGGCGCCGGTGGTCGTCACGCGGGACCACCTCGACGCCGGCTCCGTCGCGAGCCCGAACCGCGAGACGGAGGCGATGCGGGACGGCTCGGACGCGATTGCGGACTGGCCGATTCTGAACGCGCTCGTGAACACCGCCGCGGGCGCGGACATCGTGAGCGTCCACGACGGCGGCGGCGTCGGCATCGGGAACGCGCTCCACGCGAACAACCACGTCGTGCTCGACGGCTCCGATTTGGCCGCAGAGAAGGCCGAGCGCGTGTTCACCACCGACCCCGGAATGGGCGTGATTCGTCACGCCGACGCGGGCTACGAGGAGGCCATCGACGAAGCCCGCGAGTCGGACGTGACCGTCCCGATGGGGGGTGAGGAGTGA
- a CDS encoding helix-turn-helix domain-containing protein, giving the protein MQQATFRLAGGGAYAAATADTDVRMALWCNDHCDLLQLRGADADSVLAEVDERVGVRERVAEGDTTLAVTAACLRAESAGIEDVLAAHGCLLVPPLAYADGEKQVRVLALSPSALTGVYHDLRERYDVTVADKREVSAPDPGAPGVAGADLTARQAAVLRAAVDGGYYEFPRGTTTTELAQQFGLARSTLEEHLRRAEGKVAAAFAADR; this is encoded by the coding sequence GTGCAACAGGCGACGTTCCGGCTCGCGGGCGGCGGCGCGTACGCCGCTGCGACCGCCGACACCGACGTGCGGATGGCGCTGTGGTGTAACGACCACTGCGACCTCCTCCAGTTGCGGGGCGCCGACGCCGACAGCGTGCTCGCCGAGGTCGACGAACGGGTCGGCGTCCGCGAGCGCGTCGCCGAGGGCGACACCACGCTCGCGGTGACGGCGGCGTGCCTGCGCGCCGAGAGCGCGGGCATCGAGGACGTGCTCGCCGCCCACGGCTGTCTGCTCGTGCCGCCGCTCGCGTACGCCGACGGCGAAAAGCAGGTGCGCGTGCTCGCGCTCTCCCCGAGCGCGCTCACCGGCGTCTACCACGACCTGCGCGAGCGCTACGACGTGACCGTCGCCGACAAGCGCGAGGTGAGCGCGCCCGACCCCGGCGCGCCCGGCGTCGCGGGCGCCGACCTCACCGCGCGACAGGCCGCCGTCCTGCGCGCCGCCGTCGACGGCGGCTACTACGAGTTCCCGCGTGGCACCACCACGACCGAACTCGCACAGCAGTTCGGGCTCGCTCGCTCCACGCTCGAAGAACACCTGCGTCGCGCCGAAGGCAAGGTCGCTGCCGCGTTCGCCGCCGACCGCTGA
- a CDS encoding sensor histidine kinase, which produces MADVRVLVNDRGNRNALAALVERGGHEVVDDGTAADLFVVDDRSLPEHRATLREETERRSPEFCPVVLVRRPDTRLDLASVTGSDDGTPRVVDETVTAPVDASVFFRRLSNLLVRQRQTRELAARNERLETFASTVAHEIRNPLNVVTGRLELARETGDEAHFDAMGRELERIDRLVDDVLALARTGDVSVDGAPVDLRAVVRTCWQAVDSSDATIYVDVDGAVLADEDRLTQLVGNLLRNAVEHGGEGVTVTVGDLDDCEGFYVADDGSGIPQGTATTSSNGASRARRRAPGSGCPWCRRSPTRTAGPSR; this is translated from the coding sequence ATGGCCGACGTACGCGTCCTCGTAAACGACCGCGGGAATCGGAACGCGCTCGCCGCGCTCGTGGAGAGGGGCGGCCACGAGGTCGTCGACGACGGGACTGCTGCGGACCTGTTCGTCGTCGACGACCGCTCGCTCCCCGAGCACCGGGCGACGCTGCGCGAGGAGACCGAGCGACGGTCGCCGGAGTTCTGTCCGGTCGTGCTCGTTCGCCGGCCCGACACGCGCCTCGACTTGGCGTCGGTGACCGGGAGCGACGACGGAACGCCGCGGGTCGTAGACGAGACGGTCACCGCGCCCGTAGACGCGTCCGTGTTCTTCCGGCGGCTGTCGAATCTGCTCGTGCGCCAGCGCCAGACGCGGGAACTTGCGGCGCGAAACGAGCGCCTGGAGACGTTCGCGAGCACGGTCGCTCACGAGATTCGGAACCCCCTGAACGTCGTGACCGGACGGCTCGAACTCGCTCGGGAGACCGGCGATGAGGCGCACTTCGACGCGATGGGCCGGGAACTCGAACGCATCGACCGGCTCGTGGACGACGTGCTGGCGCTCGCTCGCACCGGCGACGTGTCCGTCGACGGGGCGCCCGTCGACCTGCGGGCGGTGGTGCGAACGTGCTGGCAGGCGGTGGATTCGTCGGACGCGACAATCTACGTGGACGTGGACGGCGCCGTGCTCGCGGACGAGGACCGCCTCACGCAACTCGTCGGGAATCTGCTGCGGAACGCCGTCGAACACGGCGGCGAGGGCGTGACAGTGACGGTCGGCGACCTCGACGACTGCGAGGGGTTCTACGTCGCCGACGACGGGTCGGGGATTCCACAGGGGACCGCGACGACGTCCTCGAACGGGGCGAGTCGGGCGAGGAGACGGGCACCGGGTTCGGGCTGTCCGTGGTGTCGGAGGTCGCCGACGCGCACGGCTGGACCGTCGCGGTGA